The Primulina eburnea isolate SZY01 chromosome 6, ASM2296580v1, whole genome shotgun sequence genome contains a region encoding:
- the LOC140834076 gene encoding double-stranded RNA-binding protein 1-like isoform X2, whose translation MESGQLEIGGTAKNLMGAYPAVANPSIPVAQEEHYGSPKVAPQLASPAKKRTSTVDSHFPIEKNTHPSVSNCYFFKSRLQEYAQKAGIRTPVYETIKEGPSHEPSFRSTVIVNDVRYDSLPGFSNRKAAEQSAAEVALMELANLVDMKFGISQPVHDTGLCKNLLQEYAQKMNYAIPLYECHLDNQSGKKPMYSCVLDIGGIKYIGASASTKKEAEIKVARTALLAIKSTTSAFEDEVGYHTVVPHKKKVTDLGISTQETAAALKPKKGRFKKQWKKKRAIEKCNFIKDNLEVNMDRQEVLQASVADAVSSIVETPVDSHSQIETPVTHMGMPVSEIETPAVSHIETPVGSGVANADSFQEPDSGLALSETMSRFTRPETCNNNLEKPVVSSDEGLRKDGGSASTYVEP comes from the exons ATGGAATCTGGCCAGCTTGAAATTGGTGGTACTGCCAAGAATTTAATGGGAGCATATCCTGCGGTTGCCAACCCTTCCATCCCAGTTGCCCAGGAAGAACATTATGGAAGTCCAAAGGTTGCCCCTCAACTGGCATCACCTGCAAAGAAGAGGACGAGCACAGTTGACAGTCATTTTCCAATTGAGAAAAATACACATCCAA GTGTCTCAAACTGTTATTTCTTCAAGAGTCGCTTGCAAGAGTATGCTCAGAAAGCAGGTATTCGAACACCAGTTTATGAAACTATCAAGGAAGGTCCTTCTCACGAGCCTTCCTTTAGGTCAACTGTGATTGTGAACGATGTTAGATATGATTCTCTACCTGGTTTTTCCAACCGCAAAGCAGCAGAACAATCAGCTGCCGAAGTTGCGCTCATGGAACTTGCCAACTTAGTCGATATGAAATTTGGCATCTCTCAACCAGTG CATGACACAGGCTTGTGTAAAAACTTGTTGCAAGAATACGCCCAAAAGATGAACTATGCAATCCCGCTGTACGAGTGCCATCTGGATAACCAATCGGGCAAAAAGCCCATGTATTCTTGTGTTCTTGACATTGGGGGTATCAAGTACATAGGGGCTTCTGCAAGCACAAAAAAGGAAGCTGAGATTAAAGTTGCCAGGACTGCCTTGTTAGCCATCAAGTCTACAACTTCTGCCTTTGAAGATGAGGTTGGGTACCACACAGTTGTTCCACATAAAAAGAAAGTGACTGATCTTGGAATCAGTACTCAGGAAACTGCTGCAGCGCTCAAACCAAAGAAGGGGCGTTTCAAGAAGCAGTGGAAGAAGAAACGTGCTATCGAGAAGTGTAACTTTATTAAAG ATAACTTGGAAGTCAACATGGACAGACAGGAAGTTTTACAAGCGAGTGTTGCTGATGCTGTTAGCTCCATTGTTGAGACACCCGTCGATTCCCATTCCCAAATTGAGACTCCTGTTACCCATATGGGGATGCCTGTTTCCGAGATAGAGACTCCTGCTGTTTCCCATATTGAAACCCCGGTTGGATCAGGTGTAGCCAATGCTGATAGCTTCCAAGAACCAGACTCTGGACTTGCTCTCTCGGAAACTATGTCTAGATTTACTCGTCCAGAAACATGCAACAATAATCTGGAAAAGCCTGTGGTTTCATCTGATGAAGGACTTCGAAAAGACGGAGGATCAGCCTCCACTTATGTGGAACCCTGA
- the LOC140834076 gene encoding double-stranded RNA-binding protein 3-like isoform X1 has protein sequence MESGQLEIGGTAKNLMGAYPAVANPSIPVAQEEHYGSPKVAPQLASPAKKRTSTVDSHFPIEKNTHPSVSNCYFFKSRLQEYAQKAGIRTPVYETIKEGPSHEPSFRSTVIVNDVRYDSLPGFSNRKAAEQSAAEVALMELANLVDMKFGISQPVHDTGLCKNLLQEYAQKMNYAIPLYECHLDNQSGKKPMYSCVLDIGGIKYIGASASTKKEAEIKVARTALLAIKSTTSAFEDEVGYHTVVPHKKKVTDLGISTQETAAALKPKKGRFKKQWKKKRAIEKCNFIKGKMAIGLEANLNCQTRVESAVTGAVNSQHIVVTDNLEVNMDRQEVLQASVADAVSSIVETPVDSHSQIETPVTHMGMPVSEIETPAVSHIETPVGSGVANADSFQEPDSGLALSETMSRFTRPETCNNNLEKPVVSSDEGLRKDGGSASTYVEP, from the exons ATGGAATCTGGCCAGCTTGAAATTGGTGGTACTGCCAAGAATTTAATGGGAGCATATCCTGCGGTTGCCAACCCTTCCATCCCAGTTGCCCAGGAAGAACATTATGGAAGTCCAAAGGTTGCCCCTCAACTGGCATCACCTGCAAAGAAGAGGACGAGCACAGTTGACAGTCATTTTCCAATTGAGAAAAATACACATCCAA GTGTCTCAAACTGTTATTTCTTCAAGAGTCGCTTGCAAGAGTATGCTCAGAAAGCAGGTATTCGAACACCAGTTTATGAAACTATCAAGGAAGGTCCTTCTCACGAGCCTTCCTTTAGGTCAACTGTGATTGTGAACGATGTTAGATATGATTCTCTACCTGGTTTTTCCAACCGCAAAGCAGCAGAACAATCAGCTGCCGAAGTTGCGCTCATGGAACTTGCCAACTTAGTCGATATGAAATTTGGCATCTCTCAACCAGTG CATGACACAGGCTTGTGTAAAAACTTGTTGCAAGAATACGCCCAAAAGATGAACTATGCAATCCCGCTGTACGAGTGCCATCTGGATAACCAATCGGGCAAAAAGCCCATGTATTCTTGTGTTCTTGACATTGGGGGTATCAAGTACATAGGGGCTTCTGCAAGCACAAAAAAGGAAGCTGAGATTAAAGTTGCCAGGACTGCCTTGTTAGCCATCAAGTCTACAACTTCTGCCTTTGAAGATGAGGTTGGGTACCACACAGTTGTTCCACATAAAAAGAAAGTGACTGATCTTGGAATCAGTACTCAGGAAACTGCTGCAGCGCTCAAACCAAAGAAGGGGCGTTTCAAGAAGCAGTGGAAGAAGAAACGTGCTATCGAGAAGTGTAACTTTATTAAAGGTAAGATGGCTATTGGATTGGAGGCGAATTTGAATTGTCAAACCAGGGTTGAATCTGCTGTAACTGGTGCTGTTAATTCCCAACATATTGTGGTTACAGATAACTTGGAAGTCAACATGGACAGACAGGAAGTTTTACAAGCGAGTGTTGCTGATGCTGTTAGCTCCATTGTTGAGACACCCGTCGATTCCCATTCCCAAATTGAGACTCCTGTTACCCATATGGGGATGCCTGTTTCCGAGATAGAGACTCCTGCTGTTTCCCATATTGAAACCCCGGTTGGATCAGGTGTAGCCAATGCTGATAGCTTCCAAGAACCAGACTCTGGACTTGCTCTCTCGGAAACTATGTCTAGATTTACTCGTCCAGAAACATGCAACAATAATCTGGAAAAGCCTGTGGTTTCATCTGATGAAGGACTTCGAAAAGACGGAGGATCAGCCTCCACTTATGTGGAACCCTGA
- the LOC140834077 gene encoding protein transport protein SEC23 D: MAVRATMTRFPADPREQECGLPWGITLMPFTAKDENGNPPVYGSGGELLPRCENCWGYYNTYCDQDQWSWSCVLCGTLNGLSAQSIARYSLPDSCPENMSSFVDLEIPLEESEEMQPRPVYVAAVDLSSSEEFLELTKSALLAALEALAPESLFGLATFSHKIGLYDVQGPIPVVKNVFIHPDSHVGLAMELEDVMPLFSFLAPVDTCKDRIASALETLKPTTSWERTTAAGQVVDGVLLGGRGFGVAMEALLKYLGSEYGNTYALARVFAFLSGPPDYGLGQLDTRRYGEQYASKGEDADRALLPEQTPFYKDLAAVAVQAGICVDLFAVTNEYTDLASLKFLSIDSGGSLFLYSSTDDSTLPQDMYRMLSRPYAFNCVMRVRTSSEFKLGHLYGHFFPDPQYENVQHVICCDSFATYAYDFDFVNDSGFPRHSQEMPTLQIAFQYSVVVPPIEKSISGSSPTSRAKYSLKRRLRIRTIQFGTARNINEIYDSVDPEVVLSILVHEVILASLEQGVREGRSSLQEWLVNLTAQYDDACKISEYPRGSMTTANVDIAFTQCPQLQPLPRLVFALLRNPLLRLHEEGVHPDYRIYLQCLFSVIEPSSLSRAIYPLLTSYETPDKQAFPRHSLSRAALVTSGSPIFFLDAFTTLIVFYSTTADPAIAFPPPQDCLLRTTINKLKQERSITPKLIFIRGGQDDATVFENYLIEEQDVEGSGFTSVMGFVSFLDEISHSVLVYKKQ, encoded by the exons ATGGCGGTTCGGGCGACTATGACCCGGTTTCCAGCCGACCCGAGGGAGCAGGAGTGCGGCTTGCCGTGGGGCATCACGCTGATGCCGTTCACCGCGAAGGATGAGAACGGGAACCCGCCGGTGTACGGATCCGGCGGGGAGTTGTTACCGCGCTGCGAGAATTGCTGGGGCTATTACAATACCTACTGTGATCAGGATCAATGGTCATGGAGCTGCGTACTCTGCGGCACACTAAATGGGCTTTCAGCTCAGTCTATAGCTAGATACTCACTTCCGGACTCATGCCCAGAAAATATGTCGTCTTTTGTTGACCTCGAGATACCAC TGGAAGAATCAGAAGAAATGCAGCCAAGGCCAGTCTATGTTGCCGCAGTTGACCTCTCTT CGTCTGAAGAATTTTTAGAACTTACTAAAAGTGCCCTCTTAGCGGCATTGGAAG CTCTAGCACCTGAATCGCTTTTTGGTCTTGCAACGTTCAGCCATAAAATAGGCTTATATGATGTTCAGGGTCCCATACCAGTGGTGAAGAATGTATTTATTCACCCTGATTCTCATGTTGGTCTCGCAATGGAACTTGAAGATGTCATgccattattttcatttttggcTCCT GTTGACACGTGCAAGGATCGTATTGCATCTGCTCTTGAAACTCTAAAACCTACTACTTCATGGGAACGGACAACAGCTGCGGGTCAAGTAGTAGATGGGGTGTTACTTGGTGGGCGAGGTTTTGGAGTTGCAATGGAAGCTCTCCTGAAATATCTTGGATCGGAATATGGAAATACCTATGCACTAG CCAGAGTTTTTGCCTTTCTATCTGGCCCTCCAGATTATGGTCTTGGCCAGCTAGACACAAGACGCTATGGTGAGCAATATGCTAGCAAAGGAGAAGACGCAGATCGTGCTCTCCTCCCAGAGCAGACTCCATTTTATAAGGATTTG GCTGCTGTTGCTGTTCAAGCTGGCATTTGCGTGGATCTATTTGCTGTGACGAATGAGTACACTGATTTGGCATCTTTGAAATTTCTTAGTATTGACAGTGGAGGCtctttatttttatattcaagTACCGATGATTCAACACTTCCTCAGGACAT GTACCGTATGTTAAGTCGTCCATATGCGTTCAATTGTGTTATGCGCGTAAGGACATCTTCTGAATTTAAGCTTGGCCATTTG TATGGGCATTTCTTTCCTGATCCACAGTATGAAAACGTTCAGCATGTTATTTGCTGTGACTCATTTGCCACATAtgcatatgattttgattttgtgAATGACAGTGGATTCCCCAG ACACAGCCAAGAAATGCCTACATTGCAGATTGCATTTCAATACTCTGTTGTTGTGCCCCCCATTGAAAAGTCAATTTCAGGTTCAAGCCCTACAAGTAG AGCTAAATATTCCCTGAAAAGGAGACTGAGAATCAGAACCATACAGTTTGGAACAGCACGGAACATCAACGAGATTTATGACAGTGTTGATCCTGAAGTTGTTCTTTCTATCCTTGTTCACGAG GTGATTTTGGCCTCTTTGGAGCAAGGAGTTCGAGAGGGCCGGAGTTCACTTCAAGAGTGGCTTGTAAATCTTACAGCTCAGTACGATGATGCTTGCAAGATTTCTGAATATCCGAGAGGAAGTATGACGACCGCTAATGTTGACATTGCGTTCACCCAATGCCCTCAGCTGCAACCTTTACCCCGCTTAGTCTTTGCCTTGCTAAGAAACCCACTTCTTCGCCTTCATGAAGAAGGAGTTCATCCAGACTACAGAatatatctccagtgtctgttCAGTGTCATTGAACCTTCGTCACTTAGCCGTGCTATATATCCGCTGTTGACATCGTATGAAACTCCAGATAAACAAGCGTTTCCTCGCCATTCCTTGAGTCGTGCAGCACTCGTAACAAGTGGCAGCCCAATATTTTTCCTCGATGCATTTACAACTCTCATTGTATTTTACTCAACCACAGCTGACCCTGCAATTGCTTTTCCTCCACCTCAGGACT GCTTGTTAAGAACCACGATCAACAAGCTAAAGCAAGAGAGGAGTATAACTCCCAAGCTCATTTTTATCAGGGGGGGCCAGGACGATGCAACGGTGTTCGAGAACTATCTTATAGAGGAGCAAGATGTTGAGGGAAGTGGCTTCACGAGTGTAATGGGCTTTGTTTCTTTTCTTGATGAGATAAGTCATAGTGTATTAGTTTACAAAAAGCAATAG